A single Biomphalaria glabrata chromosome 2, xgBioGlab47.1, whole genome shotgun sequence DNA region contains:
- the LOC106054508 gene encoding melatonin receptor type 1A-like translates to MTNCNTTITRSLNSSLDCVSTLSLLAVTSLEHNENLEESEVVRKTQQPPLVESNFPMALVYVILMISALAIGSVGNILILASSACFRSLRKTGFIFNINLALADLCVSSIADPMCVIAVLKGEAWFNDKPFLCETVAIMCLTSCFCAFLSLTLASLNRYVFVCHNLLYNRIFTKRLCVLMCITAWVIAFFFEFPNLIGWGRHTFDKKSNQCIWDRTASFSYTLIVSVCLIGTPLLTMTMCYVLIFKKIYSTKANLYRMETDNPDLKKKIWSETVKSSRMLFIIFVVFVVLWTPYAVVIAADVNDDMPVALHLFVTMLAHLHSSVNFTVYMVGNRNFRLAVMQLLRCGSCRDVASSSYASETKSSGNLKTTETTSSSIYVTEKCAQ, encoded by the exons ATGACAAATTGTAATACAACA ATAACTCGTTCTCTGAACTCAAGCTTGGATTGTGTCAGTACGTTGTCGTTGTTAGCTGTGACATCGCTTGAACACAATGAAAACTTGGAAGAATCAGAAGTTGTCAGGAAAACACAA CAACCGCCACTGGTGGAATCCAACTTTCCGATGGCCCTGGTGTACGTGATATTAATGATCTCTGCACTGGCCATTGGGTCAGTGGGCAACATCTTAATCCTGGCCTCAAGTGCTTGCTTTAGAAGTCTTCGGAAAACTGGATTTATTTTCAACATCAATCTAGCACTGGCTGACCTTTGCGTCTCGTCCATTGCTGACCCTATGTGCGTCATAG CTGTTCTAAAAGGGGAAGCTTGGTTCAATGACAAACCATTTCTCTGTGAGACAGTCGCCATCATGTGTTTGACGTCATGTTTCTGTGCATTCCTCAGCCTCACCCTGGCAAGTCTAAACAG GTATGTGTTTGTCTGTCACAACCTGCTCTACAATCGTATCTTTACCAAGAGACTTTGTGTTCTTATGTGCATTACTGCCTGGGTTATTGCATTCTTCTTTGAGTTTCCAAATCTTATAG gatggGGTCGGCACACGTTTGATAAAAAGAGTAATCAGTGCATCTGGGATCGAACAGCGAGTTTCTCTTATACATTgattgtgtctgtctgtctgattgGGACACCACTCCTCACCATGACAATGTGTTATGTTCTCATCTTCAAGAAAATTTATAG CACGAAGGCTAACTTGTACCGGATGGAAACTGACAATCCagacctaaagaaaaaaatctggaGCGAGACAGTGAAATCGTCCAGAATGTTGTTTATCATTTTCGTCGTGTTTGTGGTGCTGTGGACCCCGTACGCCGTAGTGATAGCCGCAGACGTTAACGATGACATGCCCGTGGCACTGCATCTCTTTGTCACCATGCTGGCCCACCTGCACTCTAGCGTCAATTTCACTGTCTACATGGTCGGCAACAGAAACTTCCGCCTGGCGGTGATGCAGCTCCTTCGCTGCGGAAGTTGCAGGGACGTCGCGTCTTCTTCCTACGCATCAGAAACTAAATCCAGCGGCAACCTCAAGACGACTGAAACAACATCGTCCAGCATCTACGTCACAGAAAAGTGCGCGCAGTAA